The following are from one region of the Vitis riparia cultivar Riparia Gloire de Montpellier isolate 1030 chromosome 14, EGFV_Vit.rip_1.0, whole genome shotgun sequence genome:
- the LOC117929775 gene encoding centromere protein V isoform X2 yields MPAICNCFSLLASICSSENYASEGLESSEMDSKKVVHSGGCHCRRVRWKVEAPASVVVWKCDCSNCFMRGNTHFIVPAEKFELLGDSKEFLTTYTFGTHTAKHTFCKICGITSFYIPRSNQDGVAVTFMCVDPGTLTHVEIKNFDGKNWENSYNESNIASCSKVQNEEIV; encoded by the exons ATGCCTGCTATATGTAATTGCTTTAG CTTGTTGGCCAGTATATGTTCAAGTGAAAACTACGCATCTGAAGGATTAGAATCCTCTGAAATGGATTCCAAGAAAGTGGTGCACAGTGGCGGATGCCACTGCCGGAGGGTAAGATGGAAGGTAGAAGCACCCGCCAGTGTTGTAGTTTGGAAATGTGACTGTTCTAACTGCTTCATGAGAGGCAACACTCACTTTATTGTCCCTGCTGAAAAATTTGAGCTATTAGGAGATTCAAAAGAGTTCCTTACAACCTATACCTTCGGCACTCATACTGCAAAGCATACTTTCTGCAAGATTTGCGGCATAACCTCGTTTTACATTCCACGATCAAATCAAGATGGGGTTGCAGTTACATTCATGTGTGTGGACCCGGGAACGCTGACCCATGTGGAGATTAAGAATTTTGATGGAAAGAACTGGGAAAACTCTTATAATGAATCAAACATTGCTTCATGTTCAAAAGTGCAGAACGAAGAGATTGTTTGA
- the LOC117929775 gene encoding centromere protein V isoform X1 — MECSVNCRKKLLRLIQREKKSLLASICSSENYASEGLESSEMDSKKVVHSGGCHCRRVRWKVEAPASVVVWKCDCSNCFMRGNTHFIVPAEKFELLGDSKEFLTTYTFGTHTAKHTFCKICGITSFYIPRSNQDGVAVTFMCVDPGTLTHVEIKNFDGKNWENSYNESNIASCSKVQNEEIV; from the exons ATGGAATGTTCTGTCAACTGTCGTAAAAAGCTGTTACGCTTGAtacagagagagaaaaaaag CTTGTTGGCCAGTATATGTTCAAGTGAAAACTACGCATCTGAAGGATTAGAATCCTCTGAAATGGATTCCAAGAAAGTGGTGCACAGTGGCGGATGCCACTGCCGGAGGGTAAGATGGAAGGTAGAAGCACCCGCCAGTGTTGTAGTTTGGAAATGTGACTGTTCTAACTGCTTCATGAGAGGCAACACTCACTTTATTGTCCCTGCTGAAAAATTTGAGCTATTAGGAGATTCAAAAGAGTTCCTTACAACCTATACCTTCGGCACTCATACTGCAAAGCATACTTTCTGCAAGATTTGCGGCATAACCTCGTTTTACATTCCACGATCAAATCAAGATGGGGTTGCAGTTACATTCATGTGTGTGGACCCGGGAACGCTGACCCATGTGGAGATTAAGAATTTTGATGGAAAGAACTGGGAAAACTCTTATAATGAATCAAACATTGCTTCATGTTCAAAAGTGCAGAACGAAGAGATTGTTTGA
- the LOC117929775 gene encoding centromere protein V isoform X3: MDSKKVVHSGGCHCRRVRWKVEAPASVVVWKCDCSNCFMRGNTHFIVPAEKFELLGDSKEFLTTYTFGTHTAKHTFCKICGITSFYIPRSNQDGVAVTFMCVDPGTLTHVEIKNFDGKNWENSYNESNIASCSKVQNEEIV, translated from the coding sequence ATGGATTCCAAGAAAGTGGTGCACAGTGGCGGATGCCACTGCCGGAGGGTAAGATGGAAGGTAGAAGCACCCGCCAGTGTTGTAGTTTGGAAATGTGACTGTTCTAACTGCTTCATGAGAGGCAACACTCACTTTATTGTCCCTGCTGAAAAATTTGAGCTATTAGGAGATTCAAAAGAGTTCCTTACAACCTATACCTTCGGCACTCATACTGCAAAGCATACTTTCTGCAAGATTTGCGGCATAACCTCGTTTTACATTCCACGATCAAATCAAGATGGGGTTGCAGTTACATTCATGTGTGTGGACCCGGGAACGCTGACCCATGTGGAGATTAAGAATTTTGATGGAAAGAACTGGGAAAACTCTTATAATGAATCAAACATTGCTTCATGTTCAAAAGTGCAGAACGAAGAGATTGTTTGA